The following coding sequences are from one Saccopteryx bilineata isolate mSacBil1 chromosome 3, mSacBil1_pri_phased_curated, whole genome shotgun sequence window:
- the ATRAID gene encoding all-trans retinoic acid-induced differentiation factor isoform X1 — translation MSPHDADCPSIPLPWAAALLLALSVERALALPEICIYCPGSMRNLSEVALYCKQTPGLMVHARCCLNQKGTILGLDLQNCSLKDPGPDFPQAHTAVIIDLQANPLKDDLANNFHGFTQLQTLILPTDVNCPGGINAWNTVTFYRDNQTCQGQRDICNSTGDIEICPENGSCVHDGPGLLQCICADGFHGYKCMRQGSFSMLMFFGILGSTTLSISILLWGTQRRKAKAS, via the exons ATGTCCCCTCACGATGCTGACTGTCCTTCGATTCCGCTACCGTGGGCTGCGGCTCTGCTCCTCGCTCTGAGCGTGGAAAGGGCTCTGGCGCTACCCGAG ATATGCATCTACTGCCCAGGGAGTATGCGAAATTTGTCAGAAGTGGCCCTTTATTGTAAGCAGACACCAGGGCTAATGGTGCACGCGCGCTGCTGCCTGAATCAGAAGGGCACCATCCTGgg GCTGGATCTCCAGAACTGTTCTCTGAAGGACCCAGGTCCAGACTTTCCTCAAGCACATACTGCTGTTATCAT AGACCTACAAGCAAACCCCCTCAAGGATGACTTGGCCAACAACTTCCATGGCTTTACCCAGCTCCAGACCCT AATACTACCAACAGATGTCAACTGTCCTGGAGGCATTAATGCCTGGAATACTGTCACCTTTTATAGAGACAACCAAACCTGCCAAGGGCAAAGGGACATTTGCAATAGCACTGGAGACATAG AAATATGTCCTGAGAATGGATCTTGTGTGCATGATGGTCCAGGTCTTTTGCAGTGTATTTGTGCTGATGGATTTCACGGCTACAAGTGTATGCGCCAG GGCTCTTTCTCGATGCTTATGTTCTTCGGAATTCTGGGATCCACAACATTATCTATCTCCATTCTGCTTTGGGGGACCCAACGCCGAAAAGCCAAGGCTTCATGA
- the ATRAID gene encoding all-trans retinoic acid-induced differentiation factor isoform X2, giving the protein MSPHDADCPSIPLPWAAALLLALSVERALALPEICIYCPGSMRNLSEVALYCKQTPGLMVHARCCLNQKGTILGLDLQNCSLKDPGPDFPQAHTAVIIDLQANPLKDDLANNFHGFTQLQTLDNQTCQGQRDICNSTGDIEICPENGSCVHDGPGLLQCICADGFHGYKCMRQGSFSMLMFFGILGSTTLSISILLWGTQRRKAKAS; this is encoded by the exons ATGTCCCCTCACGATGCTGACTGTCCTTCGATTCCGCTACCGTGGGCTGCGGCTCTGCTCCTCGCTCTGAGCGTGGAAAGGGCTCTGGCGCTACCCGAG ATATGCATCTACTGCCCAGGGAGTATGCGAAATTTGTCAGAAGTGGCCCTTTATTGTAAGCAGACACCAGGGCTAATGGTGCACGCGCGCTGCTGCCTGAATCAGAAGGGCACCATCCTGgg GCTGGATCTCCAGAACTGTTCTCTGAAGGACCCAGGTCCAGACTTTCCTCAAGCACATACTGCTGTTATCAT AGACCTACAAGCAAACCCCCTCAAGGATGACTTGGCCAACAACTTCCATGGCTTTACCCAGCTCCAGACCCT AGACAACCAAACCTGCCAAGGGCAAAGGGACATTTGCAATAGCACTGGAGACATAG AAATATGTCCTGAGAATGGATCTTGTGTGCATGATGGTCCAGGTCTTTTGCAGTGTATTTGTGCTGATGGATTTCACGGCTACAAGTGTATGCGCCAG GGCTCTTTCTCGATGCTTATGTTCTTCGGAATTCTGGGATCCACAACATTATCTATCTCCATTCTGCTTTGGGGGACCCAACGCCGAAAAGCCAAGGCTTCATGA
- the ATRAID gene encoding all-trans retinoic acid-induced differentiation factor isoform X3, producing the protein MRNLSEVALYCKQTPGLMVHARCCLNQKGTILGLDLQNCSLKDPGPDFPQAHTAVIIDLQANPLKDDLANNFHGFTQLQTLILPTDVNCPGGINAWNTVTFYRDNQTCQGQRDICNSTGDIEICPENGSCVHDGPGLLQCICADGFHGYKCMRQGSFSMLMFFGILGSTTLSISILLWGTQRRKAKAS; encoded by the exons ATGCGAAATTTGTCAGAAGTGGCCCTTTATTGTAAGCAGACACCAGGGCTAATGGTGCACGCGCGCTGCTGCCTGAATCAGAAGGGCACCATCCTGgg GCTGGATCTCCAGAACTGTTCTCTGAAGGACCCAGGTCCAGACTTTCCTCAAGCACATACTGCTGTTATCAT AGACCTACAAGCAAACCCCCTCAAGGATGACTTGGCCAACAACTTCCATGGCTTTACCCAGCTCCAGACCCT AATACTACCAACAGATGTCAACTGTCCTGGAGGCATTAATGCCTGGAATACTGTCACCTTTTATAGAGACAACCAAACCTGCCAAGGGCAAAGGGACATTTGCAATAGCACTGGAGACATAG AAATATGTCCTGAGAATGGATCTTGTGTGCATGATGGTCCAGGTCTTTTGCAGTGTATTTGTGCTGATGGATTTCACGGCTACAAGTGTATGCGCCAG GGCTCTTTCTCGATGCTTATGTTCTTCGGAATTCTGGGATCCACAACATTATCTATCTCCATTCTGCTTTGGGGGACCCAACGCCGAAAAGCCAAGGCTTCATGA